A section of the Amycolatopsis sp. AA4 genome encodes:
- a CDS encoding MFS transporter, with the protein MSGIAGNRDYRLLWTGQVVSEAGFSTTTIVFPLLVLALTGSAAQSGLVLGAVAISQLVAGLPAGALVDRWPRKRIMLGCEAAQAVAAGGLAAALYWGVAEVWMLVAVAVVMGLSRALFEPAEEASLPRLVAEEQVPSAVAMNAARTSAGQLSGTALGGFLFAVGRVVPFLFDVVAHVFAFVSLLFVRLPRRAERADGVPPQHLGREIVEGLRWVWGRPPLRATVLCVVSLNLFFSAYYLVIIVLANERGVPSGEIGVMAAMLGAGGILGSLVAPYLHRGVSAFRLVVGVFWALTVLTPLAVFVHNGYVMGVLFAAVAFLPPAANTAIAAYQLLSTPDHLRGRLGGVVGVTGGLAAAAGPALGGWLVEALPAGFAVLACSGGIAVVTVVATFSRSLRGLPSGGSVPVLEEASGQVVEEGKK; encoded by the coding sequence ATGAGCGGGATCGCGGGCAACCGGGACTATCGGCTTCTCTGGACCGGCCAGGTCGTCTCCGAGGCCGGGTTCAGCACGACCACCATCGTGTTTCCCCTTCTCGTGCTGGCGCTCACCGGGTCGGCCGCGCAGTCCGGGCTGGTGCTCGGGGCCGTCGCGATCAGCCAGCTGGTTGCCGGATTGCCCGCGGGGGCGTTGGTGGACCGGTGGCCTCGCAAGCGGATCATGCTCGGGTGCGAGGCGGCGCAAGCGGTCGCGGCGGGCGGGTTGGCGGCCGCGTTGTACTGGGGCGTCGCGGAAGTGTGGATGCTCGTCGCGGTCGCCGTCGTGATGGGGTTGAGCCGGGCGTTGTTCGAACCGGCTGAGGAGGCCAGTCTGCCGCGGTTGGTGGCGGAGGAACAGGTGCCTTCGGCGGTCGCGATGAATGCTGCTCGGACCAGTGCGGGACAGCTGTCGGGGACCGCGCTCGGTGGGTTTCTCTTCGCGGTGGGGCGGGTGGTGCCGTTTCTCTTCGACGTGGTCGCGCACGTGTTCGCGTTCGTGTCGTTGTTGTTCGTGCGGTTGCCTCGGCGGGCGGAGCGTGCGGACGGTGTCCCTCCCCAGCATTTGGGCCGGGAGATTGTCGAGGGGCTGCGGTGGGTGTGGGGCCGGCCGCCGTTGCGGGCGACTGTGTTGTGCGTGGTCAGTTTGAATTTGTTCTTTTCCGCTTATTATCTGGTGATTATTGTGCTGGCCAATGAGCGGGGGGTGCCGTCGGGGGAGATCGGCGTGATGGCGGCGATGTTGGGGGCTGGGGGGATTCTGGGGTCGCTGGTCGCGCCTTACCTGCATCGGGGGGTTAGTGCGTTCCGGCTTGTTGTCGGGGTGTTTTGGGCGTTGACTGTGCTGACGCCGCTTGCTGTGTTCGTCCATAATGGATATGTGATGGGGGTGTTGTTCGCGGCTGTTGCGTTTTTGCCTCCTGCGGCCAATACTGCTATTGCGGCTTATCAGTTGCTGTCCACTCCGGATCATTTGCGGGGGCGGCTCGGGGGAGTGGTCGGGGTGACTGGGGGGTTGGCTGCTGCGGCTGGGCCTGCGTTGGGCGGGTGGCTGGTGGAGGCGTTGCCTGCGGGGTTTGCGGTGTTGGCGTGTAGTGGGGGGATTGCGGTGGTCACTGTGGTGGCGACGTTCAGCCGCAGTTTGCGGGGGTTGCCTTCGGGGGGTTCGGTTCCGGTGCTGGAAGAGGCTTCTGGTCAAGTTGTTGAGGAAGGGAAGAAGTGA
- a CDS encoding MbtH family NRPS accessory protein, producing the protein MDDGVVFQVLVNDEEQYSLWPGDKEVPAGWRPEGMRGSREECMSHVDQVWTDMRPRSLRERMAAE; encoded by the coding sequence ATGGATGACGGGGTTGTGTTTCAGGTTTTGGTCAATGACGAGGAGCAGTATTCGTTGTGGCCTGGGGACAAGGAGGTTCCGGCTGGGTGGCGGCCGGAGGGGATGCGGGGGAGCCGGGAGGAGTGCATGAGTCACGTGGATCAGGTGTGGACTGATATGCGGCCTCGTAGTTTGCGGGAGAGGATGGCGGCGGAATAG
- a CDS encoding helix-turn-helix domain-containing protein, producing the protein MDKPGRRSFAFEFKLEVVRRYVGGEATAAELAREHGLSSPKLVENWARAYRREGEDALRPKPKGRPPGVADSPGPGELERLRAENLRLSAENAYLKKLRALREQGRG; encoded by the coding sequence ATGGACAAGCCAGGCAGGCGGTCGTTCGCGTTCGAGTTCAAGCTGGAGGTCGTGCGCCGGTATGTCGGCGGCGAGGCGACCGCGGCCGAGCTGGCGCGCGAGCACGGGCTGTCCTCGCCCAAACTCGTGGAGAACTGGGCGCGGGCGTATCGGCGCGAGGGAGAGGACGCGTTGCGGCCCAAGCCGAAAGGCCGTCCGCCCGGTGTCGCGGACTCGCCGGGTCCCGGCGAGCTGGAGCGGTTGCGGGCGGAGAACCTGCGGCTGTCGGCGGAGAACGCCTACCTAAAAAAATTGCGGGCCTTGAGGGAGCAGGGGCGAGGGTGA
- a CDS encoding IS3 family transposase: MKTQAVAALKADYPLPVLLAVAGLARSTFFYHQARPDRPDPHAGLKAAIAEAFEAARGRYGHRRIHTVLARAGWRVAKKTVLALMNALGLVCQVRRPRRRRSWPGRPGTAAENLLNREFGAEAPDTKWVTDVTEFRIGDRKVYLSPVIDLFDRSVIAYACGPSPTLELTNSSLRAAIATLPAGARPLVHSDQGFQYRHASWRSLLADAGLTQSMSRRATCLDNAVAENFFGHLKEELFHHTKFDTVDTFITALHDYIDWYNTTRISTTLQGLSPAEYRAQTLAA; the protein is encoded by the coding sequence GTGAAAACCCAGGCCGTCGCCGCCCTCAAGGCCGACTATCCGCTGCCGGTGCTGCTGGCGGTCGCGGGCCTGGCCCGGTCGACGTTCTTCTACCACCAGGCCCGGCCCGACCGGCCCGACCCGCACGCCGGGCTCAAGGCCGCGATCGCCGAGGCGTTCGAGGCCGCCCGCGGCCGCTACGGGCACCGGCGGATCCACACGGTCCTGGCCCGCGCCGGCTGGCGGGTGGCGAAGAAAACCGTGCTCGCGCTGATGAACGCCCTCGGCCTGGTCTGCCAGGTCCGGCGGCCGCGCCGGCGCCGGTCCTGGCCCGGCCGGCCCGGCACGGCCGCCGAGAACCTGCTCAACCGCGAGTTCGGCGCCGAGGCCCCGGACACCAAATGGGTCACCGACGTGACCGAGTTCCGCATCGGCGACCGCAAGGTCTACCTCTCGCCCGTGATCGACCTGTTCGACCGGTCCGTGATCGCCTACGCCTGCGGGCCGTCCCCGACGCTGGAGCTGACGAACTCCTCGCTGCGCGCCGCGATCGCGACCCTGCCCGCCGGAGCCCGCCCGCTGGTGCACTCCGACCAGGGCTTCCAGTACCGGCACGCCTCCTGGCGCTCCCTGCTCGCCGACGCCGGCCTGACCCAGTCGATGTCCCGGCGAGCCACCTGCCTGGACAACGCCGTCGCCGAGAACTTCTTCGGCCACCTCAAAGAAGAACTCTTCCACCACACCAAGTTCGACACCGTCGACACGTTCATCACGGCACTGCACGACTACATCGACTGGTACAACACCACCCGCATCTCCACCACGCTCCAAGGCCTGAGCCCGGCCGAATACCGGGCCCAGACCCTCGCCGCCTAA
- a CDS encoding S1 family peptidase: MIPALSQRHGGRGGVAFAAAVLAAGSVFAASGVAAAQPSAAPLNARAATAMSASLAKSLGDRTVGSYYDHSSSRLTVTVTDQAAAAQVRAAGATPKFVKYRASQLKAVTAELARTASVPGTAWRVDPRTGQVLVTADSTVTGAKLAQVTNAVHRFGDKARFSQTKGKLRPLISGGDAIWGQGLRCSLGFNVHTSSGQAAILTAGHCGVATNDWWADQGNSQHIASTSAANFPGTDYSYATYDAGVDAPSAVNTGQQITAAGDATVGETVTRSGSTTGVHDGQVTGLNATVNYQEGSVSGLIDTTVCAEPGDSGGSLFDGSTALGLTSGGSGDCTSGGETFFQPVPAALSAYGLTLP, translated from the coding sequence ATGATCCCAGCACTCAGTCAAAGACACGGCGGACGCGGCGGAGTCGCCTTCGCCGCGGCGGTTCTGGCCGCTGGATCAGTTTTCGCCGCCTCGGGCGTCGCGGCGGCCCAGCCCTCGGCGGCCCCGCTGAACGCGAGAGCCGCGACCGCCATGTCCGCCAGCCTCGCGAAGTCGCTCGGCGACCGCACCGTCGGCTCGTACTACGACCATTCGTCCTCGCGGCTGACGGTCACCGTCACCGACCAGGCCGCCGCCGCCCAGGTCCGTGCGGCCGGCGCGACGCCGAAGTTCGTGAAATACCGTGCGTCGCAACTGAAAGCGGTCACCGCGGAACTGGCCCGCACGGCGAGCGTCCCCGGCACCGCGTGGCGCGTCGACCCGCGCACCGGCCAGGTGCTCGTCACCGCCGACTCGACGGTCACCGGCGCCAAGCTCGCCCAGGTGACCAACGCCGTCCACCGCTTCGGCGACAAAGCGCGTTTCTCCCAGACGAAAGGCAAGCTCCGCCCCCTGATCAGCGGCGGCGACGCGATCTGGGGCCAGGGCCTGCGCTGCTCGCTGGGCTTCAACGTGCACACCTCGAGCGGCCAGGCCGCGATCCTGACCGCCGGCCACTGCGGCGTGGCGACCAACGACTGGTGGGCCGACCAGGGCAACTCGCAGCACATCGCGAGCACGTCCGCCGCGAACTTCCCGGGCACGGACTACTCGTACGCCACCTACGACGCCGGCGTGGACGCCCCGAGCGCCGTGAACACCGGCCAGCAAATCACCGCGGCAGGCGACGCGACAGTAGGAGAAACCGTCACCCGAAGCGGCTCGACCACCGGCGTACACGACGGCCAGGTCACCGGCCTCAACGCCACGGTGAACTACCAGGAAGGCAGCGTAAGCGGCCTGATCGACACGACAGTGTGCGCAGAACCGGGCGACAGCGGCGGCTCGCTGTTCGACGGATCCACCGCACTGGGCCTCACCTCGGGCGGCAGCGGAGACTGCACCTCCGGCGGAGAAACCTTCTTCCAGCCAGTCCCCGCAGCACTGAGCGCATACGGACTGACCCTGCCGTAA
- a CDS encoding trypsin-like serine protease has protein sequence MRKTMLTMMGAAALLFGVAAPAAAAQPAIIGGSDATETYSFMVSLDNGCGGSLVAPQWIITANHCGQASQARIGSTDINSGEVGQIDNVITDQGTDLTMMHLSQPAQSAPVAMAQSNPAPGTTARLLGWGCTSWPNCQTPQTLQQIDLQVLDSSACAEGGGGAGDVCISGDYAHSACHGDSGGPAIVGTTGNWTLVGETHGPGDNGGECATTTLYTGIAQYMSWIQQQIGS, from the coding sequence ATGCGGAAAACAATGCTGACGATGATGGGCGCGGCCGCCCTGCTGTTCGGGGTCGCCGCGCCGGCGGCAGCGGCGCAGCCGGCCATCATCGGAGGCAGCGACGCCACCGAAACCTACTCGTTCATGGTGTCACTGGACAACGGCTGCGGCGGAAGCCTCGTCGCGCCCCAGTGGATCATCACCGCGAACCACTGCGGCCAGGCCTCGCAGGCGCGGATCGGGTCCACCGACATCAATTCCGGCGAAGTGGGCCAGATCGACAACGTGATCACCGATCAGGGCACCGATCTCACGATGATGCACCTGAGCCAGCCCGCCCAGTCCGCGCCGGTCGCGATGGCGCAGAGCAACCCCGCCCCGGGCACGACCGCACGGCTGCTCGGCTGGGGCTGCACGAGCTGGCCCAACTGCCAGACGCCGCAAACCCTGCAGCAGATCGACCTTCAGGTCCTCGACAGCAGCGCGTGCGCCGAGGGCGGCGGCGGCGCGGGCGACGTCTGCATCTCCGGCGACTACGCGCATTCGGCGTGCCACGGCGATTCGGGCGGCCCCGCGATCGTCGGCACCACCGGGAACTGGACGCTGGTGGGCGAAACCCACGGCCCCGGCGACAACGGCGGCGAATGCGCCACCACCACCCTCTACACCGGCATCGCCCAGTACATGTCGTGGATCCAGCAGCAGATCGGAAGCTGA
- a CDS encoding snapalysin family zinc-dependent metalloprotease, which yields MTLHRFGRLAAGAAAALVLPLTGAGTATAAPLDAVELYYDASGLPDYQAEATQAAANWNNSVHNVHLNSGGAATIIMHETTGGGSYTQTDGHGNGDIYIDTQQVAEGNDPTRIIAHEIGHNLGLPDHYEGPCSELMSGHGPGITCKNAMPDAQESAQVDANFANGFAAVRLPEKHIYR from the coding sequence ATGACCCTGCACCGCTTTGGCCGCCTGGCCGCCGGCGCGGCCGCGGCGTTGGTGCTGCCGCTGACCGGAGCCGGCACGGCGACGGCCGCGCCGCTCGACGCGGTCGAGCTGTACTACGACGCCAGCGGACTGCCCGACTACCAGGCCGAGGCCACCCAGGCCGCGGCGAACTGGAACAACTCCGTGCACAACGTGCATCTGAACAGCGGCGGCGCCGCGACGATCATCATGCACGAAACCACCGGCGGCGGGTCCTACACCCAGACCGACGGGCACGGCAACGGCGACATCTACATCGACACCCAGCAGGTCGCCGAGGGCAACGACCCGACCCGGATCATCGCCCACGAGATCGGCCACAACCTCGGTCTTCCCGACCACTACGAGGGACCCTGCTCGGAACTGATGTCTGGGCACGGGCCGGGGATCACGTGCAAGAACGCGATGCCCGACGCACAGGAGTCGGCCCAGGTGGACGCGAACTTCGCGAACGGGTTCGCGGCGGTTCGCTTGCCGGAGAAGCACATCTACCGGTGA
- a CDS encoding family 2B encapsulin nanocompartment shell protein yields the protein MSPVPVTEQQEQQLSLGVKAARTLATTTKSRPQMRSITPRWLLSQLPWVEVPGGSYRVNRRLTYTVGDGKVSFFQTGPQVQVVPLELTEIELLRGFSDEAALGALADAFEQREYEAGSTLVTAGQALDQLVLVVHGKVSRHGQGQFGAETHLGTSTDGDHFGGELLTGNDATWGFTARAATRVVALVLPAGAYARLNGRLDSLRAHVAQAVSRPRKPQNHKGEANIHLSAGHDGEPVLAGTYVDYEPSPREYDLAVAQTVLRVHNRVADLYNDPMNQFEEQLRLTVEALRERQEHELVNNPDFGLLHNADLKTRITTRTGPPTPGDLDELLCRRRKTRLFLAHPRAIAAIGRECTRAGIYPDPVVVDGKRVMAWRGVPILPCDKIPVSEAGITSVLAMRTGEDDAGVIGLRPKNLADEYRPGLNVRFMGIDDRAVSSYLVSAYHSVAVLVPDALGILEHVEIARS from the coding sequence CTGAGCCCGGTGCCCGTCACCGAACAACAGGAGCAGCAGCTCTCCCTCGGCGTCAAGGCGGCCCGGACCCTCGCCACGACCACCAAGTCGCGGCCGCAGATGCGCTCGATCACCCCGCGGTGGCTGCTTTCGCAGCTGCCGTGGGTCGAGGTGCCCGGCGGCAGCTACCGGGTCAACCGGCGGCTCACCTACACCGTCGGCGACGGCAAGGTGAGCTTCTTCCAGACCGGGCCGCAGGTGCAGGTCGTCCCGCTCGAGCTGACGGAAATCGAGCTGCTGCGCGGGTTCTCCGACGAAGCGGCGCTCGGCGCGCTGGCCGACGCGTTCGAGCAGCGCGAGTACGAGGCGGGGAGCACGCTCGTCACCGCCGGGCAGGCGCTGGACCAGCTCGTGCTCGTCGTGCACGGCAAGGTTTCCCGGCACGGCCAGGGCCAGTTCGGCGCGGAAACCCATCTCGGCACCTCCACCGACGGAGACCACTTCGGCGGGGAACTCCTCACCGGGAACGACGCCACCTGGGGGTTCACCGCCCGCGCCGCCACCCGGGTGGTCGCGCTGGTGCTGCCCGCCGGCGCGTACGCCCGGCTCAACGGCAGGCTCGACTCCCTGCGCGCGCACGTCGCGCAGGCCGTGTCCCGGCCGCGGAAACCGCAGAACCACAAGGGCGAGGCGAACATCCACCTGTCCGCCGGGCACGACGGCGAACCGGTCCTGGCCGGAACGTACGTCGACTACGAGCCGTCGCCGCGCGAGTACGACCTCGCGGTGGCGCAAACCGTCCTGCGGGTGCACAACCGCGTCGCCGATCTGTACAACGACCCGATGAACCAGTTCGAGGAGCAATTGCGGCTCACCGTGGAGGCGCTGCGGGAACGGCAGGAACACGAACTGGTCAACAACCCGGATTTCGGCCTGCTGCACAATGCCGACCTCAAAACCCGGATCACCACCCGCACCGGTCCGCCGACGCCGGGCGATCTGGACGAACTGCTCTGCCGGCGCCGCAAGACGCGGTTGTTCCTCGCGCATCCGAGGGCCATCGCGGCGATCGGCCGCGAATGCACGCGGGCGGGCATTTATCCGGATCCGGTCGTGGTGGACGGGAAACGCGTCATGGCGTGGCGCGGGGTCCCGATCCTGCCGTGCGACAAAATCCCGGTGAGCGAGGCGGGCATCACCTCCGTGCTCGCGATGCGCACCGGGGAAGACGACGCGGGCGTCATCGGATTGCGGCCGAAAAATCTCGCCGACGAATACCGGCCCGGGCTGAATGTGCGGTTCATGGGCATCGACGACCGCGCGGTCTCGTCCTATTTGGTCAGTGCGTACCACTCCGTCGCGGTTCTCGTGCCGGACGCGCTGGGCATTCTCGAGCACGTCGAGATCGCCCGGTCCTGA
- a CDS encoding family 2B encapsulin nanocompartment shell protein: MTVTDPVDSADVEDQEPLSLGRAAARQLATTTKSVPQMQGISTRWLLKVLPWVEVSAGTYRVNRRLSYTVGDGRVTFVTSGSEVRVIPPELGELAPLRGFDDEAALAELAGRFEQREYQPGDVLAEFGSRADQVFLIAHGKITKAGVGAFGDQTVLGTMLNGDYFGENVLTTPDGIWEYTAKAVTAATVLTLSRQEFEGVLNRSEALRAHLDAFISGGDTARNEHGEAEIALAAGHDGEPKLPGTFVDYDTSPREYELSVAQTVLRVHSRVADLYSEPMNQTEQQLRLTVEALRERQEHELVNNPDFGLLNNADFDQRVPTRTGPPTPDDFDELLSLVWKDPAFFLAHPKTIAAFGRECSKAGVYPGSVDLGGHQVPAWRGVPILPCNKIPVTETRTSSVLLMRTGEQAQGVVGLHQTGLPDEYQPGLNVRFMGINEQAILSYLVSAYYSAAVLVPDALAVLEAAEIGREG, from the coding sequence GTGACTGTCACCGACCCGGTCGACTCCGCGGACGTGGAAGACCAGGAACCCTTGAGCCTAGGCCGCGCGGCGGCGCGGCAACTGGCCACGACCACGAAGTCCGTGCCGCAGATGCAGGGCATCAGCACGCGGTGGCTGCTGAAGGTGCTGCCGTGGGTCGAGGTGTCCGCGGGCACGTACCGCGTCAACCGGCGGCTGTCCTACACCGTCGGCGACGGCCGGGTCACGTTCGTGACCAGCGGCTCCGAGGTCCGGGTCATCCCGCCCGAACTCGGGGAGCTCGCGCCGCTGCGCGGATTCGACGACGAGGCGGCGCTGGCCGAGCTGGCCGGCCGGTTCGAACAGCGCGAATACCAGCCGGGCGACGTGCTGGCCGAATTCGGCAGCCGCGCCGACCAGGTGTTCCTCATCGCGCACGGCAAGATCACCAAGGCCGGGGTCGGCGCCTTCGGCGACCAGACCGTGCTCGGCACGATGCTGAACGGCGACTACTTCGGCGAAAACGTGCTGACCACCCCGGACGGGATCTGGGAGTACACCGCGAAGGCGGTCACCGCCGCGACCGTGCTGACGTTGTCGCGCCAGGAGTTCGAAGGCGTGCTCAACCGCTCGGAAGCGCTGCGGGCGCACCTCGACGCCTTCATCTCGGGCGGAGACACGGCCCGCAACGAACACGGCGAGGCCGAGATCGCCCTCGCCGCGGGCCACGACGGCGAACCGAAGCTGCCGGGCACCTTCGTCGACTACGACACGTCCCCGCGCGAGTACGAGCTGAGCGTGGCGCAGACCGTGCTGCGGGTCCACAGCCGGGTCGCCGACCTCTACAGCGAACCGATGAACCAGACCGAGCAGCAGTTGCGGCTGACCGTCGAGGCGCTGCGGGAGCGGCAAGAACACGAGCTGGTCAACAACCCCGACTTCGGCCTGCTGAACAACGCCGACTTCGACCAGCGCGTGCCCACCCGCACCGGCCCGCCGACGCCGGACGATTTCGACGAGCTGCTCTCGCTGGTGTGGAAGGACCCCGCGTTCTTCCTCGCGCACCCGAAGACGATCGCCGCGTTCGGGCGGGAATGCAGCAAGGCCGGCGTCTACCCCGGTTCGGTCGACCTCGGCGGACACCAGGTGCCCGCGTGGCGCGGCGTGCCGATCCTGCCGTGCAACAAGATCCCGGTCACCGAGACCCGCACCAGCTCGGTGCTGCTCATGCGGACCGGCGAGCAGGCGCAAGGCGTCGTCGGGCTCCACCAGACCGGGCTGCCCGACGAGTACCAGCCGGGCCTCAACGTGCGGTTCATGGGCATCAACGAACAGGCCATCCTGTCCTACCTGGTCTCGGCCTACTATTCCGCCGCCGTCCTCGTGCCCGACGCGCTCGCCGTGCTGGAAGCCGCCGAAATCGGCCGGGAGGGCTGA
- a CDS encoding family 2 encapsulin nanocompartment cargo protein terpene cyclase, whose product MTGIAAVRPDLACPSSLWAGPVGLGTSAARIAAQFAPSGGQDPAYAEREWGDGSASPLYCPVVRRVDEPLAEEVDRRLVAWAEDCGFDGEGLDQIANAGFGKLAMLAHPDSSDPDRLLIAAQLNAVWWAADDYYADDSSLGASPTELPPRLALVMAAMDPVAPAGEFTAPLEEALRADPIRVGFHSAVDHLGRHGSPVLVQRVCYSTFAMFVSWDAYAAWRHTGRYPPAWEYLAARQHDSFYTSMTLIDAVGGYELPAPFYYDPRVREAMMRAGTATVLVNDLHSVAKDAADENPVCNMVLQIAADRNCPVSEAVETTVALHNRIVREFEEGHRALLAIPSPELQRFLAGVRDWMGGGFEWHATNPRYRS is encoded by the coding sequence ATGACCGGAATCGCAGCGGTCCGCCCGGACCTGGCCTGCCCGTCCTCGCTGTGGGCGGGCCCGGTCGGGCTGGGCACGTCGGCCGCGCGGATCGCGGCGCAGTTCGCGCCGTCCGGCGGGCAGGACCCGGCGTACGCGGAACGGGAATGGGGCGACGGCAGCGCGTCGCCGCTGTACTGCCCGGTCGTGCGGCGGGTGGACGAACCGCTCGCCGAGGAGGTCGACCGGCGGCTCGTCGCGTGGGCGGAGGACTGCGGGTTCGACGGCGAGGGGCTGGACCAGATCGCGAACGCCGGCTTCGGCAAGCTCGCGATGCTCGCCCACCCGGACTCCTCCGACCCGGACCGGCTGCTGATCGCCGCGCAGCTCAACGCGGTGTGGTGGGCGGCCGACGACTACTACGCCGACGACAGCTCCCTCGGCGCCTCGCCGACCGAACTCCCGCCGCGGCTGGCGCTCGTGATGGCCGCGATGGACCCGGTGGCGCCCGCAGGCGAGTTCACCGCGCCGCTGGAGGAGGCGCTGCGGGCCGACCCGATCCGGGTCGGGTTCCATTCCGCGGTCGACCATCTCGGCAGGCACGGTTCGCCGGTGCTGGTCCAGCGGGTCTGCTATTCGACGTTCGCGATGTTCGTCAGCTGGGACGCCTACGCCGCGTGGCGCCACACCGGGCGCTACCCCCCGGCCTGGGAGTACCTGGCGGCCCGCCAGCACGACAGTTTCTACACGTCGATGACCCTGATCGACGCCGTCGGCGGGTACGAACTGCCCGCGCCGTTCTACTACGACCCGCGCGTGCGGGAGGCGATGATGCGCGCGGGCACCGCGACGGTCCTGGTCAACGACCTCCATTCGGTGGCCAAGGACGCGGCCGACGAGAACCCGGTCTGCAACATGGTGCTGCAGATCGCCGCCGACCGGAACTGCCCGGTCTCCGAGGCGGTCGAGACCACGGTCGCCCTGCACAACCGGATCGTGCGCGAGTTCGAGGAGGGCCATCGCGCCCTGCTCGCGATCCCGTCGCCGGAGCTGCAGCGCTTCCTCGCCGGCGTCCGCGACTGGATGGGCGGCGGCTTCGAATGGCACGCCACGAACCCCCGCTACCGATCCTGA
- a CDS encoding geranyl diphosphate 2-C-methyltransferase, whose amino-acid sequence MTSVARPVARTAYQQSVADYWNAEKDPVNLRLGDVDGLYHHHYGIGDYDPSVLDGSGEKRDKAIIAEMHRLETAQSQFLLGHLGDIAPTDRLLDAGCGRGGTSVQAHQRFGCRVDGISISEQQVDFANEQARLRGIDDSVRFHLRNMLDTGFESGDFAGIWNNESTMYVDLPELFAEHARQLAPGGRFVTITGCYNDLTGGRSRAVSQIDQHYICNIHARGDYFKALAATGFVPINVVDLTEATIPYWELREQSSVATGIEKPFLTAYREGSFHYLLIAADRV is encoded by the coding sequence ATGACGTCTGTTGCCCGCCCGGTTGCCCGCACCGCGTATCAGCAGTCGGTCGCCGACTACTGGAACGCCGAAAAGGATCCGGTCAACCTGCGCCTCGGCGACGTCGACGGGCTTTACCACCACCACTACGGCATCGGCGACTACGATCCGTCCGTTCTGGACGGAAGCGGCGAAAAGCGGGACAAGGCGATCATCGCCGAAATGCACCGGCTGGAGACGGCGCAGTCGCAGTTCCTGTTGGGCCACCTCGGAGACATCGCCCCGACCGACCGGCTGCTCGACGCCGGGTGCGGGCGCGGGGGCACGAGCGTGCAGGCGCACCAGCGGTTCGGCTGCCGGGTGGACGGCATCTCCATTTCCGAGCAGCAGGTCGATTTCGCCAATGAACAGGCCCGGCTGCGCGGAATCGACGATTCGGTGCGATTCCATCTCCGGAACATGCTCGACACCGGATTCGAAAGCGGCGATTTCGCCGGGATCTGGAACAACGAAAGCACGATGTACGTCGACCTGCCCGAGCTTTTCGCCGAACACGCGCGGCAGCTCGCCCCGGGCGGCCGGTTCGTGACCATCACCGGATGCTACAACGACCTGACCGGCGGGCGTTCGCGCGCGGTGAGCCAGATCGACCAGCATTACATCTGCAATATCCACGCGCGCGGCGACTATTTCAAAGCGCTCGCCGCGACCGGCTTCGTCCCGATCAACGTGGTGGACCTGACCGAGGCGACGATCCCGTACTGGGAGCTGCGCGAGCAGTCGTCCGTCGCGACCGGCATCGAGAAGCCGTTCCTGACCGCCTACCGCGAGGGCAGCTTCCACTACCTGCTCATCGCCGCCGACCGCGTCTGA
- a CDS encoding multidrug efflux SMR transporter, producing the protein MGWIAVLAAGLLEIAWAHSIRLTDGFTKLVPTLVCGALTVLVLYVLNVGMKTVPVGTAYAVFVGIGAVGTAAVGIFWLREPVSVPRILALALILGGVVLLQLTSRTA; encoded by the coding sequence ATGGGCTGGATCGCCGTCCTCGCGGCCGGGCTGCTCGAAATCGCCTGGGCGCACAGCATCCGCCTCACCGACGGCTTCACGAAACTCGTCCCGACGCTCGTCTGCGGCGCGCTCACCGTGCTCGTGCTGTACGTGCTCAACGTCGGCATGAAGACGGTCCCGGTCGGGACGGCCTACGCGGTGTTCGTCGGCATCGGCGCGGTCGGCACCGCCGCGGTCGGGATTTTCTGGCTTCGCGAACCGGTCAGCGTGCCGCGGATCCTCGCGCTCGCGCTGATTCTTGGCGGAGTCGTCCTGCTTCAGCTGACCTCCCGGACCGCGTGA